One window from the genome of Molothrus ater isolate BHLD 08-10-18 breed brown headed cowbird chromosome 5, BPBGC_Mater_1.1, whole genome shotgun sequence encodes:
- the MRPL42 gene encoding 39S ribosomal protein L42, mitochondrial has product MAMSLRTAWPSLLWMRSAATCKQVPLQNGAVYRACHKSTYSVLPEDYNCKVELAVTSDSKTIVCYHPSLEIPYEHTKPIPRPDPVNNKEENLDQVLKSRLNEKELKNSRGPTIEELSKMFYTTKHRWYPVGQYHRRRKNPNPPKDR; this is encoded by the exons ATGGCAATGTCACTTAGAACTGCATGGCCCAGCCTCCTTTGGATGCGTTCAGCAGCAACCTGTAAGCAGGTCCCACTGCAGA atGGAGCTGTGTATCGTGCTTGCCATAAATCTACATACTCAGTTCTCCCTGAAGACTACAATTG caaaGTGGAACTTGCAGTGACATCCGATTCGAAGACAATTGTCTGCTACCACCCTTCGCTTGAGATTCCATACGAGCATACAAAA CCCATACCACGGCCAGATCCAGTGaataataaagaagaaaaccttGATCAAGTTTTAAAATCCAGATTGAATGAAAAAGAGCTAAAGAACAGTAGAGGTCCTACAATTGAAGAGCTCAGCAAAATGTTTTACACAACAAAACATCGCTGGTATCCTGTGGGACA gtatCATAGAAGACGCAAGAATCCTAATCCTCCCAAAGACCGATAA